The DNA window TGACGCCGCGTCTGCGGGCGCCACCCCGCTCGATGACGGCCCCGCGTACCCGGTCGGCGGCGTCGTCACCGACCAGGACCAGCGGCGCGCTCTCCCAGCTCCCCCTGCGCTCGGGCACCGCGTGATGGACTTCCGGCTCGGCCCCGGCCGCGGCGCACAGCCGCAGCAGATCATCGAGCAGGTCGACGTCCTCGGTGACGATCAGCGGACCTCCCTGCCGCGCTTCCGCGGTCTGCGGTCGGTCGGGTGTCATGGATCCGGCCACGATCTCCGCCCCCTCTCACTGCGATTCCTTCTGTCCGCGAACTTCGCGAACGGAATCACCGTGGGGGGATCAGGAAAATCATGTGGATCTTGCTGAAAAGCTGGGGACAACTGACGCGTTGTGAATATCCCGCTCACCTATACCAGTGACTTCCGGAGAGCTGCGGAACGACTACGAAGCGTGACGCGTCTCATGAGTGGAAGGCCGCTGGGCCACGGGGCCACGAGGGGGAGAAATGATCGGAACCGGCGAGCAGAAAAGCATCCGGACATGCGACGACCCCCGTCGGGGGGAGAACGGGGGTCGTCTCCACGGCCGACTCGGGGGGGGAGGAGTCGGACCGGGGTAGCACGGTCGCGAACGATCCGTGACTTCCATGGTGTACCCGAGAGCCTTCTCAGGCAAACCCACGCGCCACAGCGTACGCCGAATGGTGGGCGCCTATGCTCACCTCGTGGAAAAACGCTCCTTGCCGCGAACAGCCGCCTTCTTCGACCTCGACAAGACCGTCATTGCGAAGTCGAGCACGCTGACCTTCAGCAAGTCCTTCTATCAAGGCGGACTGATCAGCCGCAGAGCCGCGCTGCGGACGGCGTACACCCAGTTCGTCTTCCTCGCCGGTGGCGCGGACCACGACCAGATGGAGCGCATGCGCGAATATCTGTCCGCGCTCTGCAAGGGGTGGAACGTCCAACAGGTCAAGGAGATCGTCGCCGAGACCCTGCACGACCTGATCGACCCGATCATTTACGACGAGGCGGCCTCGCTCATCGAGGAGCACCACACCGCCGGCCGGGACGTCGTGATCGTCTCCACGTCCGGCGCGGAGGTGGTCGAGCCGATCGGTGAGCTGCTGGGCGCCGACCGTGTCGTGGCGACCCGGATGGTCGTGGGCGACGACGGCTGCTTCACGGGGGAGGTGGAGTACTACGCGTACGGCCCCACCAAGGCCGAGGCGATCAAGGAGCTGGCGGCGTCCGAGGGGTACGACCTGGCGCGCTGCTACGCGTACAGCGATTCGGCCACCGATGTCCCGATGCTGGAGTCGGTCGGCCACCCCTACGCCGTCAATCCGGACCGGGCGCTGCGTCGCGAAGCGCTCGCGCGCGAGTGGCCGGTTCTCGTCTTCAACAAGCCGGTGCGACTCAAGCAGCGGCTGCCCGCCTTCTCCATGCCGCCCCGCCCCGCGCTCGTCGCCGCGGCCGCGGTCGGAGCCGCGGCGGCCACCGCGGGCCTGGTCTGGTACGTCAGCCGCAGGCCCGGCCGGCGGGCCCGTCGGCGATACGAAACCTTTGCCCGTATTTGAAACAAACGGCGAGAAGCCCGTCCAGGGCTTTCACTTCCCCGACTTCAGGAGTACAAAGGATTTAACGGCCCGCGAGACCAGGGACATCCGAGAGGATGACCTATAACGCAGTAAGGCCCCACGGACCGCGCATGGAAGCTGAGCACCCACGCGACGTCGACCCGTCGATTACGGGCCAGCCGCACCAGGTGACGGGCAAAGTTCCCGACCTGATGGGCATAAATTCGAGGACGCATGGTAACTCGGCGGACATGCCAGCGGCGGTACCGCTCACCGGTACCGCCGCAACCCTTGTCCGCGCCGGGAACGACCCCGCGACCCACTCGCCGGAGCCGGTACGGCCAGGCACAGGCCCGCGGTCCGGCGGTCTCTCAGGCGGCTCCGCGCTGAAGCGCCTCGCACACGGCCGTCGACTCCCTGGCCCCCAGCTCCACCGCGCGCCCGCAGTGCGTGATCCACGACGCCATGCCCTCAGGCGTACCCGACACGTATCCGTCCAGCGCGGCGACGTATGCCGCACGCCCGAGTTCCCCGTGCCCGACCTCGGCCGGGCAGACCGACTTCGGGTCGAGGCCGCTGCTGATCAGAACGATCCGCTCGGCGGTGCGGGCCACCAGGCCGTTGTGCGAGCCGAAGGGGCGAAGCGCCATCAGTTCGCCGTGCACCACGGCCGCGGTCACCAGGGCCGGCGCGGAGCCGCCCGCGATGATCAGTTCCGAAAGCCCTTCGAGCCTGCCCGCGACCTCGTCGGCGC is part of the Streptomyces agglomeratus genome and encodes:
- a CDS encoding HAD family hydrolase — protein: MVGAYAHLVEKRSLPRTAAFFDLDKTVIAKSSTLTFSKSFYQGGLISRRAALRTAYTQFVFLAGGADHDQMERMREYLSALCKGWNVQQVKEIVAETLHDLIDPIIYDEAASLIEEHHTAGRDVVIVSTSGAEVVEPIGELLGADRVVATRMVVGDDGCFTGEVEYYAYGPTKAEAIKELAASEGYDLARCYAYSDSATDVPMLESVGHPYAVNPDRALRREALAREWPVLVFNKPVRLKQRLPAFSMPPRPALVAAAAVGAAAATAGLVWYVSRRPGRRARRRYETFARI